The following coding sequences are from one Saccopteryx bilineata isolate mSacBil1 chromosome 3, mSacBil1_pri_phased_curated, whole genome shotgun sequence window:
- the ZNF835 gene encoding zinc finger protein 835, whose protein sequence is MDGPLATAASQGSELGEAWIHQGHFKDREEHQESCLKPESHEKDPARDSDSATDGGDTGGILGTRPNPLVTQASRQPWRQGVRGKNPKQAADAGGPGKPWKCEDCGKAFSQGSYLAAHRRTHTGERPHVCPDCGKAFTRPVLLVQHRRVHTGERPFACDQCTQAFRGRTALQEHQRVHTGEKPFACGQCPKTFRLSSSLLSHQRTHTAERPYVCSQCAKAFMQAAHLRQHRRTHTGERPHACGDCGRAFSHRWSLVQHRRVHTGEKPYTCPECGLSFSQSASLAGHQRIHTGEKPFACAQCGKAFTQVSQLNQHQRVHTGERPYVCGDCGRTFSHQSHLAQHHLLHTGARPYKCQECGATFGHVSSVLEHERLHTGEKPFRCGDCGKGFSQDAALTLHRRTHTGERPYACPECGKAFRHRDHLIQHHMVHTGERPYDCGSCGKAFRRSSTLIQHQRTHSDKKAHSVQPGLGHSCPGEQKPVSSSEPAEIFGDQQNKS, encoded by the coding sequence ATGGACGGACCCCTGGCCACTGCTGCCTCCCAGGGCTCTGAATTGGGAGAAGCCTGGATACACCAGGGTCACTTCAAGGACCGGGAGGAACACCAGGAGAGCTGTTTGAAGCCAGAGAGCCATGAGAAAGACCCTGCCAGGGACAGTGACAGTGCCACGGATGGGGGTGACACTGGTGGAATCCTGGGAACCAGACCAAACCCTCTCGTTACCCAGGCCTCACGCCAGCCCTGGAGGCAGGGCGTACGGGGAAAGAACCCGAAGCAGGCCGCGGACGCTGGGGGCCCCGGGAAGCCTTGGAAGTGTGAGGACTGCGGCAAGGCCTTCAGCCAGGGCTCCTACCTGGCAGCTCACCGGCGCACGCACACAGGCGAGCGGCCGCACGTGTGTCCTGACTGCGGGAAGGCCTTCACACGCCCCGTGCTCCTGGTGCAGCACCGGCGCGTGCACACAGGTGAACGGCCCTTTGCCTGCGACCAGTGTACCCAGGCCTTCCGGGGCCGCACGGCTCTGCAGGAGCACCAGCGCGTGCATACCGGGGAGAAGCCGTTCGCGTGCGGGCAGTGCCCCAAGACCTTCCGCCTCTCTTCTTCGCTGCTCAGTCACCAGCGCACGCACACGGCCGAGCGACCCTACGTCTGCAGCCAGTGTGCCAAGGCCTTCATGCAGGCAGCGCACCTGCGGCAGCACCGGCGCACACACACGGGCGAGCGGCCCCATGCTTGCGGGGACTGTGGCCGCGCCTTCAGCCACCGGTGGTCCCTGGTGCAGCACCGGCGCGTGCACACGGGTGAGAAGCCCTATACATGCCCCGAGTGCGGCCTGTCCTTCAGCCAGAGCGCCTCGCTGGCAGGGCACCAGCGCATCCACACCGGCGAGAAGCCATTTGCCTGCGCGCAGTGCGGCAAGGCCTTCACGCAGGTCTCCCAACTGAACCAGCACCAGCGCGTGCACACAGGCGAGCGACCCTATGTGTGCGGGGACTGTGGTCGCACCTTCAGCCACCAGTCGCACCTGGCGCAACACCACCTGCTGCACACAGGTGCCAGGCCCTACAAGTGTCAGGAGTGTGGGGCTACCTTCGGTCACGTGTCCTCCGTCCTGGAGCATGAGAGGCTCCACACCGGCGAGAAGCCCTTCCGTTGTGGGGACTGTGGCAAGGGCTTCAGCCAGGACGCGGCACTCACCCTGCACCGGCGCACGCACACTGGGGAGCGGCCCTACGCGTGCCCGGAGTGCGGCAAGGCCTTCCGCCACCGTGATCACCTGATCCAGCACCACATGGTGCACACCGGGGAGCGGCCCTACGATTGTGGCAGCTGCGGCAAGGCCTTCCGTCGCTCCTCCACCCTCATCCAGCACCAGAGGACGCACTCCGACAAGAAGGCCCACAGCGTGCAGCCTGGACTGGGACACTCCTGCCCCGGGGAGCAGAAGCCTGTTAGCAGTAGTGAACCTGCAGAAATCTTTGGGGACCAGCAGAACAAGAGCTAG
- the LOC136331848 gene encoding zinc finger protein 835-like, whose translation MDGPLATAASQGSELGEAWIHQGHFKDREDHQESCLKPESHENDPAGDSDSATDGGDTGGILGTRPNPPVTQASRRPRRQGVRGKNPKQAAGAEGPRKPWKCEDCGKAFCNRSTLTLHHRTHTGEKPFVCPECSKAFSQSASLVEHWRLHTGEKPFACAQCGKAFTQRGQLRQHQRVHTGERPYVCQDCGRAFSHRANLVQHSLVHTGARPYKCRGCGATFGHASSLLEHERIHTGEKPFRCGDCGKGFSQGSALTLHRRMHTGERPYMCPECGKAFRHRAYLIRHHIVHTGERPYECSGCGKAFSFSSALIRHQRTHSDKKAHSTQPVDRDTPAQLPHLTGHLHSPRKEKPFLPVC comes from the coding sequence ATGGACGGACCCCTGGCCACTGCTGCCTCCCAGGGCTCTGAGTTGGGAGAAGCCTGGATACACCAGGGTCACTTCAAGGACCGGGAGGACCACCAGGAGAGCTGTTTGAAGCCAGAGAGCCATGAAAACGACCCTGCCGGGGACAGTGACAGTGCCACGGATGGGGGTGACACTGGTGGAATCCTGGGAACCAGACCAAACCCTCCTGTTACCCAGGCCTCGCGCCGGCCCCGGAGGCAGGGCGTACGGGGAAAGAACCCGAAGCAGGCCGCGGGTGCCGAGGGCCCCAGGAAGCCTTGGAAGTGTGAGGACTGCGGCAAAGCCTTCTGCAACCGTTCGACGTTAACCCTGCACCACAGGACGCACACTGGGGAGAAGCCGTTTGTGTGCCCCGAGTGCAGCAAGGCCTTCAGCCAGAGCGCGTCGCTGGTGGAGCACTGGCGCCTCCACACCGGCGAGAAGCCGTTCGCGTGCGCACAGTGTGGCAAGGCCTTCACGCAGCGGGGGCAATTGAGGCAGCACCAGCGTGTACACACGGGTGAGCGGCCCTACGTGTGCCAGGACTGTGGCCGTGCCTTCAGCCATCGCGCCAACCTGGTGCAGCACAGCCTGGTGCACACAGGCGCCAGGCCCTACAAGTGCCGGGGGTGCGGGGCCACCTTTGGCCACGCGTCCTCCCTTCTGGAGCATGAGAGGATCCACACTGGTGAGAAGCCCTTCCGCTGTGGGGACTGCGGGAAGGGCTTCAGCCAGGGCTCAGCGCTCACCCTGCACCGGCGCATGCACACTGGGGAGCGGCCCTACATGTGCCCAGAGTGTGGCAAGGCCTTCCGCCACCGTGCGTACCTGATCCGGCACCACATCGTGCACACTGGGGAGCGGCCCTACGAGTGCAGTGGATGCGGCAAAGCCTTCAGCTTCTCCTCTGCCCTCATCCGGCATCAAAGGACGCACTCTGACAAGAAGGCCCACAGCACGCAGCCTGTAGACAGGGACACCCCTGCCCAGCTGCCACACCTGACTGGACACCTGCACTCACCCAGGAAAGAGAAACCTTTCCTTCCAGTGTGTTAA